One genomic window of Cannabis sativa cultivar Pink pepper isolate KNU-18-1 chromosome 2, ASM2916894v1, whole genome shotgun sequence includes the following:
- the LOC115719446 gene encoding large ribosomal subunit protein uL4c isoform X1 — protein sequence MATSVTTPPSLSFFSSSVFFTSSQRQNLKPLVAFKPNSLKTPTARPLAISSELATLPILSFTGEKIGETYLDVKAAPPETARAVVHRGIITDLQNKRRGTASTLTRAEVRGGGRKPYPQKKTGRARQGSTRTPLRPGGGVVFGPKPRDWSIKINKKEKRLAISTAVASAAVNTIVVEDFGDKFEKPKTKDFIEALKRWGIDPKQKSMFLVMELSENVVLSSRNIGTLKMLTPRTLNLFDILNADKLVLTQDAVDYLNGRYGVDFEAEDEEGDEEEAGGGEVELVEEDAGVAADENPAPAE from the exons ATGGCGACTTCTGTAACAACACcaccttccctctcttttttctcttcttcagTCTTCTTCACCTCCTCCCAACGCCAAAACCTCAAACCCCTCGTCGCCTTCAAGCCCAATTCCCTCAAAACGCCCACCGCCAGGCCTCTGGCCATCAGCTCCGAGCTCGCCACTCTACCAATCCTCTCCTTCACTGGTGAAAAAATTGGTGAGACCTACCTTGATGTCAAGGCAGCACCACCGGAGACAGCACGCGCTGTCGTTCACCGAGGAATCATTACGGACCTCCAGAACAAGCGTCGTGGTACCGCCTCAACCCTCACCCGAGCTGAGGTTAGGGGTGGAGGTAGGAAGCCTTATCCTCAGAAGAAAACGGGCCGGGCCCGACAAGGGTCCACAAGAACTCCTCTACGGCCCGGTGGAGGGGTCGTGTTTGGGCCCAAGCCCAGGGATTGGAGCATCAagatcaacaagaaggagaagagGTTGGCCATTTCGACGGCGGTGGCTAGTGCCGCTGTGAACACGATTGTGGTGGAGGATTTTGGGGATAAGTTCGAGAAGCCGAAGACGAAAGATTTCATTGAAGCGTTGAAGAGATGGGGTATCGACCCCAAGCAGAAATCTATGTTTTTGGTTATGGAACTGAGTGAGAATGTGGTTCTTTCGAGTCGGAATATTGGGACACTGAAGATGTTGACTCCGAGAACCCTTAACCTGTTTGATATATTGAATGCGGACAAGCTTGTGTTGACTCAAGATGCGGTTGATTACTTGAATGGTCGGTACGGTGTTGATTTTGAGGCTGAGGACGAGgaaggagatgaagaagaagcTGGTGGTGGTGAAGTTGAACTAGTAGAAGAAG ATGCAGGAGTTGCAGCGGATGAGAACCCTGCACCAGCCGAGTAA
- the LOC115719446 gene encoding large ribosomal subunit protein uL4c isoform X2 produces MATSVTTPPSLSFFSSSVFFTSSQRQNLKPLVAFKPNSLKTPTARPLAISSELATLPILSFTGEKIGETYLDVKAAPPETARAVVHRGIITDLQNKRRGTASTLTRAEVRGGGRKPYPQKKTGRARQGSTRTPLRPGGGVVFGPKPRDWSIKINKKEKRLAISTAVASAAVNTIVVEDFGDKFEKPKTKDFIEALKRWGIDPKQKSMFLVMELSENVVLSSRNIGTLKMLTPRTLNLFDILNADKLVLTQDAVDYLNGRYGVDFEAEDEEGDEEEAGGGEVELVEEGVAADENPAPAE; encoded by the exons ATGGCGACTTCTGTAACAACACcaccttccctctcttttttctcttcttcagTCTTCTTCACCTCCTCCCAACGCCAAAACCTCAAACCCCTCGTCGCCTTCAAGCCCAATTCCCTCAAAACGCCCACCGCCAGGCCTCTGGCCATCAGCTCCGAGCTCGCCACTCTACCAATCCTCTCCTTCACTGGTGAAAAAATTGGTGAGACCTACCTTGATGTCAAGGCAGCACCACCGGAGACAGCACGCGCTGTCGTTCACCGAGGAATCATTACGGACCTCCAGAACAAGCGTCGTGGTACCGCCTCAACCCTCACCCGAGCTGAGGTTAGGGGTGGAGGTAGGAAGCCTTATCCTCAGAAGAAAACGGGCCGGGCCCGACAAGGGTCCACAAGAACTCCTCTACGGCCCGGTGGAGGGGTCGTGTTTGGGCCCAAGCCCAGGGATTGGAGCATCAagatcaacaagaaggagaagagGTTGGCCATTTCGACGGCGGTGGCTAGTGCCGCTGTGAACACGATTGTGGTGGAGGATTTTGGGGATAAGTTCGAGAAGCCGAAGACGAAAGATTTCATTGAAGCGTTGAAGAGATGGGGTATCGACCCCAAGCAGAAATCTATGTTTTTGGTTATGGAACTGAGTGAGAATGTGGTTCTTTCGAGTCGGAATATTGGGACACTGAAGATGTTGACTCCGAGAACCCTTAACCTGTTTGATATATTGAATGCGGACAAGCTTGTGTTGACTCAAGATGCGGTTGATTACTTGAATGGTCGGTACGGTGTTGATTTTGAGGCTGAGGACGAGgaaggagatgaagaagaagcTGGTGGTGGTGAAGTTGAACTAGTAGAAGAAG GAGTTGCAGCGGATGAGAACCCTGCACCAGCCGAGTAA
- the LOC115719253 gene encoding phosphomethylpyrimidine synthase, chloroplastic isoform X1, with product MASVHSALTSVVFKNGNHSSPKKFPSSSFLPGFDIMGRVSCPHKREMSGPRATLTFDPPTTNEGKDKQRKHTVDPASPDFLPLPSFEQCFPKSTKEQREVIHEQTGHVLKVPFRRVHLSGDEPHFDTYDTSGLQNIDPRVGLPKLRKDWINKREKLGAPRYTQMYYAKQGIITEEMLYCATRENLDPEFVRSEVARGRAIIPSNKKHLELEPMIVGRKFLVKVNANIGNSAVASSIEEEVYKVQWATMWGADTVMDLSTGRHIHETREWILRNSAVPVGTVPIYQALEKVNGIAENLNWEVFRDTLIEQAEQGVDYFTIHAGVLLRYIPLTAKRMTGIVSRGGSIHAKWCLAYHKENFAYEHWDDILDICNQYDVALSIGDGLRPGSIYDANDTAQFAELLTQGELTRRAWEKDVQVMNEGPGHVPMHKIPENMQKQLEWCNEAPFYTLGPLTTDIAPGYDHITSAIGAANIGALGTALLCYVTPKEHLGLPNRDDVKAGVIAYKIAAHAADLAKQHPYAQAWDDALSKARFEFRWMDQFALSLDPMTAMSFHDETLPSDGAKVAHFCSMCGPKFCSMKITEDVRKYAEEHGYGTEEAVQRGMDAMSAEFLSAKKTISGEQHGEIGGEIYLPESYVKSAERNIE from the exons ATGGCATCAGTTCATAGTGCCCTGACATCAGTTGTGTTCAAGAATGGAAACCATTCTTCTCCAAAAAAGTTCCCAAGTAGTTCCTTCTTACCTGGATTTGATATTATGGGGCGTGTTTCATGTCCACATAAAAGGGAAATGTCAGGCCCTAGAGCCACATTAACCTTTGATCCCCCAACAACCAATGAGGGTAAGGACAAACAAAGGAAGCATACAGTTGATCCCGCTTCTCCTGATTTTCTGCCACTTCCATCCTTTGAACAATGTTTTCCAAAGAGCACAAAAGAACAAAG GGAAGTTATCCATGAACAAACTGGCCATGTACTTAAAGTTCCATTTCGACGTGTCCACCTTTCTGGGGATGAACCTCATTTTGATACCTATGATACCAGTGGTCTTCAAAACATTGACCCACGTGTTG GACTCCCTAAATTACGTAAAGATTGGATCAACAAGCGTGAAAAATTAGGTGCACCTAGATACACCCAAATGTACTATGCTAAGCAGGGAATCATAACTGAGGAAATGTTATATTGTGCCACTCGTGAGAATCTTGACCCTGAGTTTGTGAGGTCAGAAGTTGCTCGTGGGCGGGCAATCATCCCATCCAATAAGAAGCACTTGGAGCTGGAGCCGATGATAGTGggaagaaaatttttggtcaaAGTTAATGCAAACATTGGGAACTCTGCTGTTGCAAGCTCCATTGAAGAGGAAGTTTACAAAGTCCAGTGGGCAACCATGTGGGGTGCTGACACTGTCATGGATCTCTCTACAGGTCGCCATATCCATGAGACTCGTGAATGGATTCTCAGGAACTCTGCTGTACCAGTAGGGACTGTACCAATTTATCAAGCACTCGAAAAAGTGAATGGAATTGCAGAAAATCTAAACTGGGAAGTGTTCAGAGACACCCTTATTGAACAAGCTGAGCAGGGTGTCGATTACTTCACTATCCATGCTGGAGTACTACTAAGGTATATTCCACTAACAGCAAAGCGCATGACAGGAATTGTTTCACGTGGAGGATCCATTCATGCAAAATGGTGTCTTGCTTATCACAAAGAGAATTTTGCTTATGAGCACTGGGATGACATTCTCGACATCTGTAATCAGTATGATGTGGCCTTGTCAATTGGTGATGGGCTGAGACCTGGGTCTATATATGATGCCAATGACACTGCTCAATTCGCAGAGCTTTTAACTCAGGGAGAACTGACTCGCAGAGCATGGGAAAAGGATGTACAG GTAATGAATGAAGGGCCTGGACATGTTCCCATGCATAAGATTCCTGAAAACATGCAGAAACAGCTAGAATGGTGTAATGAAGCACCTTTCTACACCCTTGGTCCTTTAACAACAGATATCGCTCCTGGATATGATCACATTACCTCTGCCATTGGTGCGGCCAACATAGGTGCTCTGGGCACTGCACTTCTCTGTTATGTCACTCCCAAAGAACACCTTGGGTTGCCCAATCGTGATGATGTGAAGGCTGGGGTCATAGCATATAAGATAGCTGCCCATGCAGCTGATTTAGCCAAACAACATCCGTATGCTCAAGCCTGGGATGATGCATTAAGTAAGGCAAGATTTGAGTTCCGGTGGATGGACCAGTTTGCTTTGTCACTGGACCCAATGACTGCTATGTCCTTCCATGATGAGACCTTGCCATCGGATGGTGCTAAGGTAGCTCATTTCTGCTCCATGTGTGGGCCAAAATTCTGCTCTATGAAGATAACTGAAGATGTGAGGAAATATGCTGAGGAGCACGGCTATGGGACTGAGGAAGCTGTGCAGCGAGGAATGGATGCTATGAGTGCTGAGTTTTTGTCTGCTAAGAAAACTATTAGCGGGGAACAACATGGTGAGATTGGTGGAGAAATCTACTTGCCTGAGAGCTATGTCAAATCCGCAGAGAG GAACATTGAATGA
- the LOC115719253 gene encoding phosphomethylpyrimidine synthase, chloroplastic isoform X2, with the protein MASVHSALTSVVFKNGNHSSPKKFPSSSFLPGFDIMGRVSCPHKREMSGPRATLTFDPPTTNEGKDKQRKHTVDPASPDFLPLPSFEQCFPKSTKEQREVIHEQTGHVLKVPFRRVHLSGDEPHFDTYDTSGLQNIDPRVGLPKLRKDWINKREKLGAPRYTQMYYAKQGIITEEMLYCATRENLDPEFVRSEVARGRAIIPSNKKHLELEPMIVGRKFLVKVNANIGNSAVASSIEEEVYKVQWATMWGADTVMDLSTGRHIHETREWILRNSAVPVGTVPIYQALEKVNGIAENLNWEVFRDTLIEQAEQGVDYFTIHAGVLLRYIPLTAKRMTGIVSRGGSIHAKWCLAYHKENFAYEHWDDILDICNQYDVALSIGDGLRPGSIYDANDTAQFAELLTQGELTRRAWEKDVQVMNEGPGHVPMHKIPENMQKQLEWCNEAPFYTLGPLTTDIAPGYDHITSAIGAANIGALGTALLCYVTPKEHLGLPNRDDVKAGVIAYKIAAHAADLAKQHPYAQAWDDALSKARFEFRWMDQFALSLDPMTAMSFHDETLPSDGAKVAHFCSMCGPKFCSMKITEDVRKYAEEHGYGTEEAVQRGMDAMSAEFLSAKKTISGEQHGEIGGEIYLPESYVKSAER; encoded by the exons ATGGCATCAGTTCATAGTGCCCTGACATCAGTTGTGTTCAAGAATGGAAACCATTCTTCTCCAAAAAAGTTCCCAAGTAGTTCCTTCTTACCTGGATTTGATATTATGGGGCGTGTTTCATGTCCACATAAAAGGGAAATGTCAGGCCCTAGAGCCACATTAACCTTTGATCCCCCAACAACCAATGAGGGTAAGGACAAACAAAGGAAGCATACAGTTGATCCCGCTTCTCCTGATTTTCTGCCACTTCCATCCTTTGAACAATGTTTTCCAAAGAGCACAAAAGAACAAAG GGAAGTTATCCATGAACAAACTGGCCATGTACTTAAAGTTCCATTTCGACGTGTCCACCTTTCTGGGGATGAACCTCATTTTGATACCTATGATACCAGTGGTCTTCAAAACATTGACCCACGTGTTG GACTCCCTAAATTACGTAAAGATTGGATCAACAAGCGTGAAAAATTAGGTGCACCTAGATACACCCAAATGTACTATGCTAAGCAGGGAATCATAACTGAGGAAATGTTATATTGTGCCACTCGTGAGAATCTTGACCCTGAGTTTGTGAGGTCAGAAGTTGCTCGTGGGCGGGCAATCATCCCATCCAATAAGAAGCACTTGGAGCTGGAGCCGATGATAGTGggaagaaaatttttggtcaaAGTTAATGCAAACATTGGGAACTCTGCTGTTGCAAGCTCCATTGAAGAGGAAGTTTACAAAGTCCAGTGGGCAACCATGTGGGGTGCTGACACTGTCATGGATCTCTCTACAGGTCGCCATATCCATGAGACTCGTGAATGGATTCTCAGGAACTCTGCTGTACCAGTAGGGACTGTACCAATTTATCAAGCACTCGAAAAAGTGAATGGAATTGCAGAAAATCTAAACTGGGAAGTGTTCAGAGACACCCTTATTGAACAAGCTGAGCAGGGTGTCGATTACTTCACTATCCATGCTGGAGTACTACTAAGGTATATTCCACTAACAGCAAAGCGCATGACAGGAATTGTTTCACGTGGAGGATCCATTCATGCAAAATGGTGTCTTGCTTATCACAAAGAGAATTTTGCTTATGAGCACTGGGATGACATTCTCGACATCTGTAATCAGTATGATGTGGCCTTGTCAATTGGTGATGGGCTGAGACCTGGGTCTATATATGATGCCAATGACACTGCTCAATTCGCAGAGCTTTTAACTCAGGGAGAACTGACTCGCAGAGCATGGGAAAAGGATGTACAG GTAATGAATGAAGGGCCTGGACATGTTCCCATGCATAAGATTCCTGAAAACATGCAGAAACAGCTAGAATGGTGTAATGAAGCACCTTTCTACACCCTTGGTCCTTTAACAACAGATATCGCTCCTGGATATGATCACATTACCTCTGCCATTGGTGCGGCCAACATAGGTGCTCTGGGCACTGCACTTCTCTGTTATGTCACTCCCAAAGAACACCTTGGGTTGCCCAATCGTGATGATGTGAAGGCTGGGGTCATAGCATATAAGATAGCTGCCCATGCAGCTGATTTAGCCAAACAACATCCGTATGCTCAAGCCTGGGATGATGCATTAAGTAAGGCAAGATTTGAGTTCCGGTGGATGGACCAGTTTGCTTTGTCACTGGACCCAATGACTGCTATGTCCTTCCATGATGAGACCTTGCCATCGGATGGTGCTAAGGTAGCTCATTTCTGCTCCATGTGTGGGCCAAAATTCTGCTCTATGAAGATAACTGAAGATGTGAGGAAATATGCTGAGGAGCACGGCTATGGGACTGAGGAAGCTGTGCAGCGAGGAATGGATGCTATGAGTGCTGAGTTTTTGTCTGCTAAGAAAACTATTAGCGGGGAACAACATGGTGAGATTGGTGGAGAAATCTACTTGCCTGAGAGCTATGTCAAATCCGCAGAGAGGTGA